Proteins encoded by one window of Haladaptatus sp. ZSTT2:
- a CDS encoding tRNA-guanine transglycosylase, producing the protein MLYRHRTLDTPRGPLSTPVLFPVRNIGKRSTDNTPEYADSIPDLPTAMVNARAIRRRKPQWERLQHEATLREEMNVPEETIVFADSGGFDFHSEKLDTTPTETLETQQQIGADILGTVDLPLNREYRTEKKQRRIQRSIEYALTASDSHDGDELLFASVHGYDPETIRNTIRYLDRNGSFDGFAIGSLVPIRTDYKKTTKLILAARQATEKHLHVYGLGGIVYQPLLLYLGVDSFDSSSFIRSAGNRNYLLPGFGGRELGKIEELDRLPCSCPVCGSRTFEEVRADRGLLTIHNLWALAIELRRFRYMVAAGEDIEAYLDLRFRGNEVTHRAYLTAKQQVRRLT; encoded by the coding sequence ATGCTCTACAGACACCGAACACTCGACACACCACGGGGGCCGTTGTCTACACCCGTCCTCTTTCCGGTTCGGAACATCGGGAAACGGTCGACCGACAACACCCCTGAGTACGCAGACAGTATACCAGACCTCCCCACCGCGATGGTCAATGCACGGGCCATTAGACGACGAAAACCGCAGTGGGAACGCCTTCAACATGAGGCCACCCTCCGCGAGGAGATGAACGTCCCCGAGGAGACCATCGTCTTCGCCGACAGCGGTGGGTTCGATTTTCACAGTGAAAAACTGGATACCACCCCAACTGAGACGCTCGAAACCCAGCAGCAGATTGGCGCAGATATCCTAGGAACGGTTGACCTTCCTCTCAACCGAGAGTACCGGACAGAGAAAAAACAGCGCAGAATCCAACGAAGCATCGAGTACGCGTTGACAGCGAGCGATTCACATGACGGCGATGAACTGCTATTCGCGAGCGTCCACGGTTACGACCCAGAAACGATACGCAACACTATCCGATATCTCGACCGAAACGGGTCGTTCGACGGATTTGCCATCGGTAGCCTTGTTCCTATCAGAACGGACTACAAGAAAACGACAAAATTGATACTCGCTGCGCGACAAGCGACCGAGAAACACCTCCACGTCTACGGGTTAGGCGGGATTGTGTATCAACCACTCCTTTTATACCTAGGTGTTGATAGCTTTGATTCGTCGTCGTTCATTAGAAGTGCGGGGAATCGAAATTATTTGCTCCCAGGCTTCGGTGGTCGAGAGCTCGGGAAAATCGAGGAATTAGACCGACTCCCATGTTCGTGTCCGGTGTGTGGTTCCCGAACGTTCGAGGAAGTGCGTGCCGATCGAGGACTGCTCACGATTCATAATCTATGGGCGTTAGCAATTGAACTGCGGCGATTTCGCTACATGGTGGCCGCTGGTGAGGATATCGAAGCATATCTGGACCTTCGATTTAGAGGGAATGAAGTCACCCATCGTGCGTACTTGACCGCGAAACAGCAAGTACGGAGGCTCACATGA
- a CDS encoding queuine tRNA-ribosyltransferase tRNA-guanine transglycosylase: MPEWEDRVDKDYDFIHDEHSTHDVENRPHQYIWNTYSPEEWPIDGLLISREQVEESPSKAEKIRKSGIYNDDFLKLPKQLPTICDCGAWGYKDLPFPPYDNEEMLEFYEDMNVTTAVTIDHLVLGSGHTARLYLDERAFTGKISKKKDLPDELRDAVDIMVDEWPSPSDKDRAWPEYVKDEEPSIYGVETVEPFTEADFEGSAEDIIDRLSDDPRAVYREDDMQYRYDLTLRNAREMYDLYQKGYEEDGERKAYSFRLMSAVQGWSPESYADAVGDVLEMGFQYIGIGGVAGSSEKKVKAIVSNVGRRIKRFERENNTRIDTHVFGFAKTGAFETVGRSGMTSFDSASMLRAAWTGGSNYHLSSDERYDALRVRYASNRDTEKVGIQKALRGQEMLYALRAFDKNESIAKALQTWHEKACQSLDGIEEFLSDSRHDDCFDVKYLNVTESSFLGKYIYEDGKRTKLKYGEGYEYGNEFIANFGGPITRKIVKKLRADSAEDPLPFKEYEEILHPVYEIFEEWEPTLIDEIEQLEKEDDEYGKVDHIWPLVEAYATWEAIDDSRLLAKYRELLQERPWERCNCNICEGITAGDSEQRYDGIEVAIFRGNNRNRRRGFHNTKRFYNEFADALPKTLVVTKGSSELSNYDTIEAYLKAERPGFWEATHDLPVAEIGVVTATGFHEWWEKTPSSVSLDPDVMGETLTERCGRYQHLYVDGDAWAMEKELTETIGCPVSVHSSSTELRQEVIGTLGYEPWFTPPVIDDRRDGTDEPLRILIIDQCSKAKNTPDETDELTAEELASTSLDAIHADGGHQLTPARDLYAGRQQRYITEAVNKLRTHGDEVTREFISAGFGLVEETEELPPYNVTFANQKAAEIDASAERLQIQKDVLKRATSEFHDIVFFPLGTDYYRSMGLETVLDRIPESTLVVVFNNEELAAQFPNVVSISARTPDAKKHGSIVVSLKGTYLQNFADHRKSEKAVTSLDDIVEFCTSEFLKQTGLEQYK; this comes from the coding sequence GTGCCAGAGTGGGAGGACCGGGTAGACAAAGATTACGATTTTATCCACGATGAGCACTCGACTCACGACGTAGAAAACCGTCCTCACCAATATATCTGGAATACCTACAGCCCGGAAGAATGGCCGATCGACGGTCTCCTCATCTCACGGGAGCAGGTCGAAGAATCCCCTTCCAAGGCGGAGAAAATCCGTAAAAGTGGCATATACAATGATGACTTCCTGAAGCTCCCGAAGCAGCTCCCAACCATCTGCGACTGTGGCGCGTGGGGGTACAAAGACCTCCCCTTCCCGCCGTACGACAACGAGGAGATGCTCGAATTCTACGAAGACATGAATGTGACGACGGCCGTCACCATCGACCATCTCGTCCTCGGGTCTGGCCACACAGCGCGCCTCTACCTCGATGAACGGGCGTTCACGGGCAAGATTTCGAAAAAGAAGGACTTACCGGACGAATTGCGAGACGCCGTCGACATCATGGTCGACGAGTGGCCCTCCCCCTCGGATAAGGATCGAGCTTGGCCGGAGTACGTCAAAGACGAGGAACCCTCCATCTACGGCGTTGAGACTGTCGAACCTTTCACAGAAGCAGATTTCGAAGGGTCGGCTGAAGACATTATCGATCGACTTAGCGACGACCCACGCGCCGTATACCGCGAGGACGACATGCAGTATCGCTACGACCTCACGCTTCGCAACGCCCGCGAGATGTACGACCTCTATCAGAAGGGCTACGAAGAAGATGGCGAACGGAAAGCCTACTCGTTTCGCCTGATGTCGGCAGTTCAGGGCTGGAGTCCAGAATCGTACGCAGACGCTGTCGGTGACGTACTCGAAATGGGCTTCCAGTACATCGGAATCGGCGGGGTCGCCGGTAGTTCAGAAAAGAAAGTAAAGGCCATCGTCTCTAACGTTGGCCGGCGAATCAAACGCTTCGAGCGCGAGAACAACACTCGCATCGATACGCACGTTTTCGGCTTCGCGAAAACGGGCGCGTTCGAAACTGTGGGCCGAAGCGGCATGACGAGTTTCGACAGCGCAAGCATGCTTCGTGCTGCGTGGACCGGTGGCAGCAACTACCACCTGAGCAGCGATGAGCGATACGACGCCCTCCGCGTTCGATACGCGTCGAATCGAGACACGGAGAAGGTCGGGATTCAAAAGGCTCTTCGTGGGCAGGAGATGCTCTATGCACTTCGCGCATTCGACAAAAATGAGTCGATCGCAAAGGCGTTACAAACTTGGCACGAGAAAGCGTGCCAGTCACTTGATGGGATTGAAGAATTTCTGAGTGATTCCCGTCATGACGACTGTTTTGATGTGAAGTATTTGAACGTCACTGAATCTTCTTTCCTTGGCAAATATATATACGAGGACGGAAAACGCACAAAACTAAAATACGGTGAAGGGTACGAATATGGTAACGAATTTATTGCAAATTTCGGTGGGCCAATCACAAGAAAAATAGTAAAAAAACTCCGGGCAGACAGCGCAGAAGACCCGCTCCCGTTCAAGGAATACGAAGAGATTCTCCATCCTGTGTACGAGATTTTCGAAGAGTGGGAACCAACGCTCATCGACGAAATCGAGCAACTCGAAAAGGAAGATGACGAGTACGGAAAAGTCGATCACATCTGGCCGCTCGTCGAAGCCTACGCGACGTGGGAAGCGATCGACGACAGTCGCCTCCTCGCGAAGTACCGTGAACTATTACAAGAACGGCCTTGGGAGCGTTGTAACTGCAATATTTGTGAGGGCATTACCGCCGGTGACTCAGAACAGAGATATGATGGCATCGAGGTGGCAATCTTCCGAGGCAACAACCGAAACCGTCGTCGTGGGTTCCACAACACAAAACGGTTCTACAACGAGTTCGCCGATGCGCTCCCAAAAACGCTCGTCGTAACCAAGGGCTCGTCCGAGCTGTCCAACTACGACACCATCGAAGCCTACCTCAAAGCAGAACGGCCAGGGTTCTGGGAAGCAACTCACGACCTTCCGGTCGCCGAAATCGGGGTCGTCACGGCGACCGGTTTCCACGAGTGGTGGGAGAAAACACCGTCGAGCGTCTCCCTCGATCCAGATGTGATGGGTGAAACGCTCACAGAACGCTGTGGTCGGTATCAGCACCTGTACGTTGATGGCGATGCATGGGCGATGGAAAAAGAGCTGACAGAGACCATCGGCTGCCCCGTGTCCGTACATAGTTCGTCCACAGAACTCCGACAAGAGGTAATCGGCACACTTGGGTACGAACCCTGGTTCACACCACCGGTCATCGACGACCGACGTGATGGAACGGACGAACCATTGCGAATCCTCATCATCGACCAGTGCTCGAAGGCGAAGAATACACCCGACGAAACTGACGAACTCACTGCAGAAGAACTCGCATCGACATCGCTTGATGCGATTCATGCTGATGGTGGACATCAACTCACTCCCGCGCGAGACCTCTATGCAGGCAGACAACAGCGCTACATCACAGAAGCGGTAAACAAACTCCGTACACACGGTGACGAAGTCACACGAGAGTTCATCAGCGCAGGGTTCGGCCTCGTCGAAGAAACCGAGGAACTGCCACCGTACAACGTTACATTCGCGAATCAGAAGGCGGCTGAAATCGATGCTTCAGCAGAGCGCCTGCAAATCCAGAAGGACGTCCTAAAGCGAGCGACAAGCGAGTTCCACGATATCGTGTTCTTCCCGCTCGGGACCGACTATTATCGGAGTATGGGGCTTGAAACCGTACTCGACCGCATTCCAGAGAGTACGCTAGTCGTCGTGTTCAACAACGAGGAACTCGCAGCACAGTTCCCGAACGTCGTCTCAATTTCCGCGCGAACTCCAGACGCCAAAAAACACGGGTCGATCGTCGTCTCATTGAAAGGAACCTATCTGCAAAACTTCGCTGACCATCGGAAAAGTGAGAAAGCGGTCACTTCACTCGACGACATCGTCGAGTTCTGTACCAGTGAATTCCTGAAGCAAACTGGACTCGAGCAGTACAAGTAA
- a CDS encoding transcription initiation factor IIB gives MATRDIYEKTFDEDVQPTNSCPECDGRITTNSHETVCDDCGLLLSDQAIDLGPEWRSFPDDETNSERTGEPLTPSLHDHGLSTSIGEYRDGKGRTLSRNKQRQLRRLRREHGRARRSSKREQNQVRGFYEIRRIISGLDLGTSIRDQTCALFRTAQNEDLLLGRSLESIAAGCVYAVCRCSNLPRAVSEIARYAHCDEESVLHAYSVLNRELGLPTPPRIPRLYVPQFASALNVTPVVRRRAVELTEQAQSTDLGNGCNPAGVAAACLELAGRETGVRVLQCELAEVSGVTAVTIRKNRDALSEVL, from the coding sequence ATGGCGACCAGAGACATCTACGAAAAAACGTTCGACGAAGACGTACAGCCAACGAACTCCTGCCCTGAATGCGATGGGCGAATCACCACAAACTCACATGAAACGGTGTGCGACGATTGTGGACTCCTCCTTTCTGACCAAGCCATCGACCTTGGCCCCGAATGGCGGTCGTTCCCTGACGACGAAACGAACTCCGAGCGGACGGGCGAGCCACTCACGCCCTCTCTCCATGACCACGGACTCTCCACTTCGATTGGCGAGTATCGAGACGGCAAGGGTCGCACCCTCTCGCGGAACAAACAACGCCAACTCAGGCGCCTACGCCGTGAACACGGTCGCGCTCGTCGGTCATCCAAACGCGAGCAGAACCAGGTGCGGGGATTCTACGAGATTCGACGCATCATCAGCGGGCTCGACCTCGGAACAAGCATCCGCGACCAGACGTGTGCGCTGTTCAGAACGGCCCAAAACGAAGACTTGCTTCTGGGTCGGTCACTCGAATCGATTGCCGCAGGGTGTGTGTATGCGGTGTGTCGGTGCAGTAACCTCCCGCGTGCAGTCTCTGAAATAGCTCGATACGCACACTGTGACGAAGAATCAGTTCTCCACGCCTACAGCGTGTTGAACAGGGAACTCGGCTTACCAACCCCACCTCGGATTCCTCGGCTGTACGTCCCGCAGTTTGCCTCTGCACTCAACGTCACTCCAGTGGTTCGTCGGCGAGCAGTCGAACTGACAGAGCAAGCCCAATCGACGGACTTGGGCAACGGATGTAATCCGGCTGGGGTGGCTGCGGCGTGTCTCGAACTCGCTGGCAGAGAGACCGGAGTTCGGGTGCTGCAGTGTGAATTGGCAGAGGTGTCGGGTGTGACGGCGGTGACCATTCGGAAGAATCGTGACGCGCTCAGCGAGGTGCTGTGA
- a CDS encoding lamin tail domain-containing protein, with product MQRRNYLKLLGSAVGGVSLGTSVATAADTQLEPGTWYDATVEKTIDGDTFDVKLTSDGTVYNVRVLGIDTPEKSGNTRYDKLEEWEGIEDSAYLETWGNNASDFAKGELPVGTNCQIAVDSESEELDIYGRLLAKIRYDRTADGSMNTVYNKYTIEQGYARVYSASMTNTDAYWDAENAARASGLNVWSQSDPSSTPEVRDNDVGQTFHPNTTSIKTTAGQLADSRTPIWAESTATQSQSSGAVTYSSNIPLVGVDAANNLAMLGGQPIQEDHDSVSDHLEHFVFVTNLIDSLTEGTRSGMVLVDGGHHQFGADHSCSAEDTVFYQRYLEGQGIELAGINTLGDSTGPSLSNARAIIITSPEDTVSSADVSAITSFIDNGGAVILMGSAASTSAQQSNLNSLAADLGTDLRLNEDEITDSENNVGSDTLVTSAHLNTTDFSLWSAYSGSGASPSYLLSIDDVVRNVDSLNEETVVLSNDGSNAIDMSGWTMTNGDGDTYSFPSGFTLAAGDSVTVHTGSGSDTATDLYWGASMFRWDVSADTCTVYDADGDIAQDTSWSVPNLTIPTISEDGATLNDEYVEVRNENGGSVDLSGFELADAVDTTYTFPSGVTLADGATVRVHTGSGSDSSTDLYWGRGSAVWNNGGDTATLTTAGGDVVREHTYPAPYSLSIPTINEDGDETTEYVDIRNDGSSILDCSGFTLEDAAGNDYTFPDSFALDAGATVRVHTGSGTDSTTDLYWGRGGGVWNNGGDSAYVYDDNGRLAVSQSTSGDGCSSKICIQEIQADGATLNDEYVDFTNTGSTDQDMTGWTVEDEVGKTYSFPSGYTITSDGSCRLHTGSGTDSSQDGDLYWGRGSPVWNNSGDTVHLYEADGSLHTQDSY from the coding sequence ATGCAACGACGCAACTACCTGAAATTACTGGGCAGTGCAGTAGGCGGCGTCTCTCTTGGAACATCCGTGGCAACCGCGGCTGACACGCAGCTCGAACCAGGAACGTGGTACGACGCGACCGTCGAGAAAACCATCGACGGCGACACATTCGACGTTAAACTCACGAGCGACGGCACGGTCTACAACGTCCGCGTCCTCGGCATCGACACCCCCGAGAAATCGGGGAACACACGCTACGATAAACTCGAAGAATGGGAGGGCATCGAAGACTCGGCATATCTCGAAACGTGGGGGAACAACGCCTCTGACTTCGCCAAGGGAGAACTCCCTGTTGGAACGAACTGCCAGATTGCCGTTGACTCTGAATCAGAAGAGCTCGATATCTACGGCCGATTGCTCGCAAAGATTCGCTACGACCGAACCGCCGATGGGTCGATGAACACGGTCTATAACAAGTACACCATCGAGCAGGGATACGCGCGTGTGTACTCCGCGAGTATGACCAACACCGACGCGTACTGGGATGCCGAAAACGCAGCGCGTGCGAGTGGTCTGAATGTCTGGAGCCAAAGTGATCCGTCATCAACTCCCGAAGTCCGAGACAACGACGTGGGTCAGACGTTCCACCCGAACACGACGAGCATCAAGACCACGGCTGGCCAGTTGGCCGACTCTCGAACGCCAATCTGGGCTGAATCAACCGCAACTCAGTCACAGAGTTCGGGTGCAGTCACCTACAGCAGTAATATCCCGCTCGTGGGAGTTGATGCGGCAAACAACCTCGCCATGCTCGGTGGACAACCCATTCAAGAAGACCACGACAGCGTATCCGACCACCTCGAACACTTTGTCTTCGTAACGAACCTCATCGACTCACTCACCGAAGGAACCCGCTCTGGGATGGTGCTCGTCGATGGTGGCCATCACCAATTCGGCGCAGACCACTCCTGTTCTGCAGAGGATACGGTTTTCTATCAACGCTATCTCGAAGGGCAGGGCATCGAACTCGCAGGCATCAATACCCTCGGAGATTCGACTGGCCCCTCGCTCTCGAATGCGCGTGCAATCATCATCACGAGTCCGGAAGATACCGTTTCGAGTGCCGACGTCTCTGCAATCACTTCCTTCATCGATAACGGTGGCGCGGTCATCTTGATGGGGAGTGCCGCCTCAACCTCCGCTCAGCAGTCGAACTTGAACAGTTTGGCCGCCGACCTCGGGACGGATCTGCGGCTGAACGAGGATGAGATCACCGACAGCGAGAACAACGTCGGGTCGGACACTCTCGTGACGAGTGCACATCTGAACACGACCGACTTCTCGCTCTGGAGTGCCTACTCCGGAAGCGGGGCGTCGCCGTCCTACCTCCTCTCAATCGATGACGTTGTCCGAAACGTAGATTCGTTGAATGAGGAGACTGTCGTCCTCAGCAACGACGGGTCGAACGCCATCGATATGTCCGGGTGGACAATGACCAACGGCGACGGGGATACCTACTCCTTCCCGAGCGGGTTCACCCTCGCCGCTGGTGACTCAGTCACAGTTCACACCGGGAGCGGGAGCGACACTGCGACCGACCTCTACTGGGGTGCGTCAATGTTCCGATGGGATGTCTCAGCAGACACCTGTACCGTGTACGACGCAGACGGCGACATCGCCCAAGACACCTCGTGGTCGGTGCCGAATCTCACCATCCCAACCATCAGTGAGGATGGTGCGACGCTCAACGACGAGTACGTTGAGGTGAGAAACGAGAACGGTGGGAGTGTCGATCTCTCTGGGTTCGAACTCGCAGATGCCGTCGACACGACCTACACCTTCCCGAGTGGCGTTACGCTCGCTGATGGCGCGACCGTCCGCGTCCACACGGGGAGTGGGAGTGATTCCTCGACCGACCTCTATTGGGGGCGTGGCTCTGCAGTGTGGAACAACGGTGGCGATACGGCGACCCTTACGACGGCTGGTGGCGACGTCGTCCGCGAACACACCTACCCAGCACCGTACAGTCTCTCGATTCCAACCATCAATGAGGATGGCGACGAGACGACCGAATACGTCGATATTCGAAACGACGGCAGTAGTATTCTCGACTGTTCCGGGTTCACCCTCGAAGATGCTGCGGGGAATGACTACACCTTCCCTGATTCGTTCGCCCTCGATGCCGGTGCAACGGTTCGCGTCCACACCGGGAGCGGCACCGACTCGACAACTGACCTCTACTGGGGTCGGGGTGGTGGTGTCTGGAACAATGGGGGAGACTCCGCGTACGTCTACGACGATAATGGACGCCTCGCCGTCTCACAATCGACGTCTGGAGATGGCTGTTCGTCGAAAATTTGTATTCAGGAGATTCAGGCCGATGGTGCAACCCTCAACGACGAATACGTTGACTTCACGAACACCGGATCAACCGACCAGGACATGACCGGGTGGACCGTCGAAGACGAGGTTGGGAAGACCTACTCATTCCCAAGTGGCTATACGATTACGAGCGACGGAAGCTGCCGACTCCACACAGGAAGTGGCACGGATTCGAGCCAGGACGGCGACCTGTACTGGGGTCGTGGCTCTCCAGTCTGGAACAACAGCGGTGACACAGTCCACCTGTACGAGGCCGATGGTTCGCTGCACACCCAAGATTCGTACTGA
- a CDS encoding SWIM zinc finger family protein: MSEHILNRLQYTNRSLKRAQYEAFEFSLTDRGVLVRNGSYADPENHEYLVTVRNGVPTDCECPANARFEGACKHRLAVAIRTPILQAAQKANRIMADGGAVESLESEAEVECEMCLEEIPCWECYRTGKKELPE; this comes from the coding sequence ATGTCAGAACACATTCTGAACCGATTACAATACACGAATCGCTCGCTGAAACGCGCCCAGTACGAAGCCTTCGAATTCTCGCTCACCGACCGCGGCGTCCTCGTTCGGAACGGGAGTTACGCCGATCCCGAGAATCACGAGTACCTCGTCACGGTCAGAAACGGGGTTCCAACGGACTGTGAATGCCCTGCAAACGCGCGCTTCGAGGGGGCGTGTAAGCACCGACTCGCCGTGGCAATTCGAACACCCATCTTGCAGGCAGCACAGAAAGCCAATCGAATCATGGCCGATGGTGGGGCTGTTGAATCACTCGAATCTGAAGCAGAAGTCGAGTGTGAGATGTGCCTTGAGGAAATTCCGTGTTGGGAGTGCTATCGAACCGGAAAGAAGGAACTACCTGAATAG
- a CDS encoding isocitrate lyase/PEP mutase family protein — protein MTRRQTLRSILTREEIGFFPGVHDALSAKLAADHPSVEGLQHSGYGTAASLLGLPDLDFTSLTETVATVRNMVRVADETPVVVDADTGFGGIANLTRTVSELENTGAAGLFIEDQATPKKCGLMEGKQLIEPGEMAAKVSAACDSRRDEDFVIMARTDSYADHGVEAVIDRADIYTEAGADALFLGEVVPLTDLETICSVVDLPVYALMVRMEHEAFPPAHPVSAYEEAGVALVSDVTALLQVAVHHMQAYLDAMGEQQDNRDIEMLPLNQLTEYLGAPEYEAFETAHRDGVKSLEQDSQT, from the coding sequence ATGACTCGCAGACAGACGCTCCGGTCGATTCTCACGCGCGAAGAGATCGGGTTCTTCCCGGGTGTCCATGACGCGCTGAGCGCCAAACTCGCTGCCGACCACCCGAGCGTTGAAGGGCTGCAACACTCTGGCTACGGCACAGCAGCTAGCTTACTCGGCCTACCTGACCTTGATTTCACCTCTCTCACCGAGACGGTTGCGACCGTCCGGAACATGGTTCGGGTTGCAGATGAGACCCCGGTCGTCGTCGATGCAGACACCGGTTTCGGGGGCATTGCAAATCTCACGCGGACAGTGAGTGAACTCGAAAATACGGGTGCTGCAGGGTTGTTCATCGAAGACCAAGCCACCCCGAAAAAGTGCGGACTCATGGAAGGAAAGCAACTCATTGAGCCGGGTGAGATGGCTGCAAAAGTTAGCGCAGCGTGTGATAGTCGGCGTGACGAAGATTTCGTCATCATGGCTCGAACTGACTCGTATGCAGACCACGGCGTCGAAGCCGTCATCGACCGAGCGGATATTTACACTGAGGCGGGTGCAGATGCCCTATTCCTTGGTGAAGTCGTCCCCCTCACAGATTTGGAGACCATCTGTTCGGTGGTTGACCTCCCTGTGTACGCCCTCATGGTTCGGATGGAACACGAGGCGTTCCCTCCCGCACACCCTGTTTCGGCGTATGAAGAGGCAGGTGTGGCGTTGGTTTCTGACGTGACGGCTCTGCTCCAAGTAGCGGTTCATCACATGCAGGCGTATTTGGATGCGATGGGCGAACAGCAGGACAATCGTGATATCGAGATGCTGCCATTGAATCAGTTGACCGAATATCTGGGTGCGCCAGAGTACGAAGCGTTCGAGACAGCTCACCGAGACGGTGTGAAGTCGCTCGAACAGGACAGTCAAACCTGA
- a CDS encoding DUF7342 family protein → MSERWIQNTSAFDRVKSVALTVSTPRTAAWIATEAQVSENTARSHLIRLTDLGILTTSPTDAGTGYAPDAIYTRSQDIRELIQGNTADQLAAKAVDLQEELAEFTASYGVDSPAALRTSIATDTLSPEEARERLEAVSNWEYARYRLSVVRDALEHYDMYSSSRPASA, encoded by the coding sequence ATGAGCGAAAGATGGATTCAGAACACGTCGGCGTTTGACCGAGTGAAGAGCGTCGCCCTCACTGTCTCAACTCCGCGGACTGCAGCGTGGATCGCAACGGAAGCCCAGGTGTCAGAAAACACCGCTCGCAGCCACCTTATTCGACTCACAGACCTCGGCATCCTCACCACGTCCCCCACTGACGCTGGAACTGGCTACGCTCCTGACGCCATCTATACTCGCTCCCAAGATATTCGTGAACTCATCCAGGGAAATACCGCAGACCAGCTCGCTGCAAAAGCCGTGGATCTCCAAGAGGAACTTGCTGAGTTCACTGCCTCGTATGGGGTTGATTCGCCAGCTGCACTTCGTACGTCTATCGCAACAGACACTCTCTCGCCAGAGGAGGCACGTGAGCGCCTGGAAGCGGTCTCGAACTGGGAGTATGCGCGGTACCGGCTGTCAGTGGTTCGTGATGCCCTCGAACATTACGATATGTACAGTTCTTCGCGTCCTGCGTCTGCATGA
- a CDS encoding ArdC-like ssDNA-binding domain-containing protein, with product MNSTESVVSFSEADTRADEMHRTIETWLSDLQELTDEARASDEFKAWLNIQSRFHEYSVNNTLLIKHQCPNATKVAGYRTWQSEFDRQVCKGESAIWIWAPSIARRCPECGNAPSYHKKIGCEYDEKPVEEWKRDIVGFRPVPVFDISQTEGDPLPHLDTEVTGDGATLLSSLLDAADTLEIDANLVSPDEWSHGRAQGVCLPRGEQREQPHVYIKQQSNEAAVSHTLVHEFAHALIHTDEFDSREEAKREVEAESVAYIVSRYCGLDADNAAFYLASWQREEAAELMVRLNRIRDTVVRLIDALERPMTD from the coding sequence ATGAATTCTACCGAATCAGTGGTGTCGTTCAGCGAAGCCGACACCCGCGCAGACGAGATGCATCGTACCATCGAAACGTGGCTTTCCGACCTCCAGGAACTCACTGACGAGGCGCGAGCCAGCGACGAGTTCAAAGCGTGGCTCAACATCCAGAGTCGATTCCACGAGTATTCGGTGAACAACACGCTGCTCATCAAGCACCAGTGTCCGAATGCGACGAAAGTGGCTGGGTATCGAACGTGGCAATCGGAGTTCGACAGACAAGTGTGCAAAGGTGAATCGGCGATCTGGATTTGGGCTCCATCGATAGCGAGGAGGTGTCCGGAGTGTGGGAACGCGCCGAGTTACCACAAGAAGATTGGGTGCGAGTATGACGAAAAACCAGTCGAAGAGTGGAAACGAGACATTGTTGGCTTCAGGCCCGTACCCGTGTTCGACATCTCTCAGACGGAGGGTGACCCACTGCCTCACCTCGATACCGAAGTAACTGGTGACGGGGCAACCCTCCTTTCGTCACTCCTTGATGCCGCTGACACGCTCGAAATTGACGCTAACCTCGTTTCACCGGACGAGTGGTCTCACGGACGAGCACAGGGCGTGTGTTTGCCGAGAGGAGAACAGCGAGAACAACCTCACGTCTACATCAAACAGCAGTCGAATGAAGCAGCCGTTTCCCACACACTGGTTCACGAATTTGCTCATGCGCTCATTCACACCGATGAATTCGATTCGAGAGAAGAAGCAAAGCGAGAAGTCGAAGCTGAGAGCGTGGCCTACATCGTCAGTCGCTATTGTGGGTTGGATGCGGACAATGCGGCGTTCTATTTGGCGAGTTGGCAACGCGAGGAGGCAGCGGAACTTATGGTGCGATTGAACCGTATCCGAGACACTGTAGTGCGACTGATCGATGCGCTTGAACGACCAATGACCGATTGA